Proteins encoded within one genomic window of Solenopsis invicta isolate M01_SB chromosome 10, UNIL_Sinv_3.0, whole genome shotgun sequence:
- the LOC105197870 gene encoding mitogen-activated protein kinase kinase kinase kinase 5 isoform X1 has product MAAVNANALSSDISRRNPQDEYELIQRIGSGTYGDVYKAKRLSMNDLAAIKVIKLEPGDDFAIIQQEILMMKDCRHPNIIAYYGSYLRRDKLWICMEYCGGGSLQDIYHITGPLTEIQIAYMCRETLTGLAYLHSMGKMHRDIKGANILLTEAGDVKLADFGVSAQITATINKRKSFIGTPYWMAPEVAAVERKGGYNQLCDIWACGITAIELAELQPPMFDLHPMRALFLMSKSGFKPPTLKDRDKWSPTFHNFVKIALTKNPKKRPTAEKLLQHAFFQGEMSKRLALELLQKVSNPSHMFTDLEADEDGAVPNVPQRIASRHTARPRPKSPISQLDSDDQINIDGGTLHRDSISPSVDSNPAWDIMDIMNNVKAVHNCDVHPDCGIGSAFEDAQEKSLLQYIDEELLLRGNAMSMVGGHCDQLYSLQATLPLGESSNDCEVHCPYYNVSGSQASPRRHSSVDELYGLVNSSQSLTAVNGQRQRSLSDSGPRDEPAQSNGDNEISADRDRESMSPDLLSDTPPVPPRRRDRKRHTPPRPISNGLPPTPKVHMGACFSKVFNGCPLRIHCTASWIHPDTRDQHLLIAAEEGIYNLNLNELHETAIDQLYPRRTIWMYVIKDVLMSLSGKTPQLYRHDLLAMLSKQTHRFSLHMNKIPERLVPRKFALTTKVPDTKGCTTCCVGRNPYNGYKYLCGAMPAGIFLMQWYDPLNKFMLLKHFDCVLPSPLNVFKMVITPEMEYPMVCVSVKQPYQQNKLKLDLINMNSGASWFHSDELEDMDGSATVIPRRENLNVINVTQFEKDVILVCYDNVVKMVTLQGKPRVSKKQLSELQFNFQIESIICLPDSVLAFHKHGMQGRSFKNGEVTQEISDPSRTYRLLGSDKVVMLESHLVHSGTLTESEGADLYILAGHEASY; this is encoded by the exons ATGGCTGCGGTGAACGCAAATGCACTGTCCAGTGACATAAGCCGTAGGAATCCCCAGGACGAGTACGAGCTCATCCAGAGGATAGGCAGCGGGACCTACGGCGACGTTTACAAG GCTAAACGGCTCTCCATGAACGATCTCGCGGCGATTAAGGTTATCAAACTGGAGCCAG GTGATGACTTTGCAATCATTCAACAAGAGATCTTAATGATGAAGGACTGCAGGCATCCAAATATTATAGCATATTATGGCAGTTATCTAAGGAGAGATAAGTTGTGGATATGTATGGAGTATTGTGGAGGTGGATCATTGCAGGATATATATCATa TAACTGGACCATTAACAGAAATACAAATAGCATATATGTGTCGAGAGACCCTCACTGGTTTAGCTTACTTACATAGTATGGGTAAGATGCATCGTGATATCAAGGGTGCCAATATACTCTTGACGGAGGCAGGTGATGTAAAATTGGCAGATTTTGGTGTGTCAGCTCAAATCACAGCAACAATTAACAAGAGAAAGAGTTTTATTGGTACACCTTACTGGATGGCACCTGAG GTAGCAGCTGTGGAAAGAAAAGGCGGTTATAATCAATTGTGCGATATTTGGGCATGTGGAATAACCGCAATTGAATTAGCAGAATTGCAGCCGCCAATGTTTGATCTACATCCAATGCGCGCTCTATTTCTTATGTCAAAGTCTGGTTTCAAACCACCGACATTGAAAGATCGTGATAAATGGAGTCCAACGTTCCATAACTTTGTCAAAATTGCCCTTACAAAAAACCCGAAGAAAAGGCCAACTGCAGAGAAGTTGCTTCAg CACGCATTTTTCCAAGGGGAGATGAGCAAGAGACTGGCTTTAGAATTATTGCAAAAAGTGTCAAATCCCAGCCATATGTTTACGGATCTGGAGGCCGATGAAGATGGGGCAGTACCCAATGTTCCGCAAAGAATAGCTTCACGTCACACTGCAAGGCCTAGGCCAAAGAGTCCTATATCGCAACTGGATAGTGACG ATCAAATCAACATTGATGGAGGAACATTACATAGAGATTCCATATCGCCATCTGTGGACAGTAATCCAGCGTGGGATATTATGGACATTATGAATAATGTCAAG GCCGTGCATAATTGTGATGTGCATCCAGACTGTGGAATTGGATCTGCGTTTGAAGACGCCCAGGAAAA GAGTCTATTGCAGTACATTGATGAGGAGTTGTTGCTAAG GGGGAATGCAATGTCGATGGTTGGTGGGCATTGCGACCAGCTATATTCCCTGca agctACTCTTCCATTGGGGGAATCTTCGAATGATTGCGAAGTTCATTGTCCATATTATAATGTGTCTG GATCTCAAGCGAGCCCAAGACGTCATAGCTCCGTGGACGAATTGTATGGTCTCGTCAATAGTTCTCAGTCTTTAACAGCTGTGAATGGGCAACGCCAACGATCATTATCGGACAGCGGCCCTAGGGACGAGCCTGCACAATCAAACG GCGACAACGAGATATCGGCCGATCGAGATAGGGAAAGTATGAGTCCCGATTTACTGTCAGACACGCCGCCTGTCCCTCCACGGAGAAGGGATCGAAAGAGACACACGCCACCGAGACCCATAAGTAATGGATTGCCTCCCACACCGAAAGTGCACATGGGAGCATGTTTCTCGAAG GTATTTAACGGCTGTCCACTGAGAATACACTGTACCGCAAGTTGGATTCATCCAGACACAAGGGATCAGCATTTGCTGATTGCAGCGGAGGAaggaatttataatttgaacttGAATGAACTCCATGAAACTGCGATAGACCAGTTATATCCTAGACGTACTATTTGGATGTACGTTATTAAGGATGTTCTCATGTCTCTTTCTG gAAAAACGCCTCAGTTATATAGGCACGACTTGTTAGCAATGCTAAGTAAACAGACTCATAGATTTTCGTTGCATATGAATAAAATACCAGAGAGATTAGTCCCTAGGAAGTTTGCCCTCACTACGAAAGTGCCGGACACAAAGGGATGTACCACATGTTGCGTTGGGAGAAACCCATATAATGG gtacaaatatttatgtggTGCAATGCCAGCAGGAATATTCTTAATGCAATGGTACGATCCATTGAACAAATTTAtgcttttaaaacattttgactGTGTTCTACCGTCCCCTCTAAATGTCTTTAAAATGGTTATCACACCTGAGATGGAATATCCGATGGTATGTGTATCGGTCAAACAGCCATACCAACAAAACAAATTAAAGCtggatttaattaatatgaattcGGGAGCAAGTTGGTTCCACAGTGATGAATTGGAAGATATGGACGGCTCAG cAACTGTTATACCAAGACGagaaaatttaaacgttattaacGTTACGCAATTCGAGAAAGATGTAATACTCGTTTGTTATGATA ATGTGGTGAAAATGGTAACTTTACAAGGGAAACCGCGTGTTAGCAAAAAGCAGTTGTCAGAGCTGCAGTTTAATTTTCAAATCGAATCTATCA tttGTCTACCTGATAGTGTATTGGCATTCCACAAACATGGTATGCAAGGTAGAAGTTTCAAGAATGGCGAAGTTACACAAGAGATTAGTGATCCAAGTAGAACTTATAGGCTACTTGGCTCAGATAA GGTTGTGATGTTGGAGAGTCATCTGGTCCACAGTGGTACATTGACTGAATCGGAAGGCGCAGATTTGTACATTCTTGCTGGACACGAGGCCAGCTATTAA
- the LOC105197870 gene encoding mitogen-activated protein kinase kinase kinase kinase 5 isoform X4 has protein sequence MAAVNANALSSDISRRNPQDEYELIQRIGSGTYGDVYKAKRLSMNDLAAIKVIKLEPGDDFAIIQQEILMMKDCRHPNIIAYYGSYLRRDKLWICMEYCGGGSLQDIYHITGPLTEIQIAYMCRETLTGLAYLHSMGKMHRDIKGANILLTEAGDVKLADFGVSAQITATINKRKSFIGTPYWMAPEVAAVERKGGYNQLCDIWACGITAIELAELQPPMFDLHPMRALFLMSKSGFKPPTLKDRDKWSPTFHNFVKIALTKNPKKRPTAEKLLQHAFFQGEMSKRLALELLQKVSNPSHMFTDLEADEDGAVPNVPQRIASRHTARPRPKSPISQLDSDDQINIDGGTLHRDSISPSVDSNPAWDIMDIMNNVKAVHNCDVHPDCGIGSAFEDAQEKATLPLGESSNDCEVHCPYYNVSGSQASPRRHSSVDELYGLVNSSQSLTAVNGQRQRSLSDSGPRDEPAQSNGDNEISADRDRESMSPDLLSDTPPVPPRRRDRKRHTPPRPISNGLPPTPKVHMGACFSKVFNGCPLRIHCTASWIHPDTRDQHLLIAAEEGIYNLNLNELHETAIDQLYPRRTIWMYVIKDVLMSLSGKTPQLYRHDLLAMLSKQTHRFSLHMNKIPERLVPRKFALTTKVPDTKGCTTCCVGRNPYNGYKYLCGAMPAGIFLMQWYDPLNKFMLLKHFDCVLPSPLNVFKMVITPEMEYPMVCVSVKQPYQQNKLKLDLINMNSGASWFHSDELEDMDGSATVIPRRENLNVINVTQFEKDVILVCYDNVVKMVTLQGKPRVSKKQLSELQFNFQIESIICLPDSVLAFHKHGMQGRSFKNGEVTQEISDPSRTYRLLGSDKVVMLESHLVHSGTLTESEGADLYILAGHEASY, from the exons ATGGCTGCGGTGAACGCAAATGCACTGTCCAGTGACATAAGCCGTAGGAATCCCCAGGACGAGTACGAGCTCATCCAGAGGATAGGCAGCGGGACCTACGGCGACGTTTACAAG GCTAAACGGCTCTCCATGAACGATCTCGCGGCGATTAAGGTTATCAAACTGGAGCCAG GTGATGACTTTGCAATCATTCAACAAGAGATCTTAATGATGAAGGACTGCAGGCATCCAAATATTATAGCATATTATGGCAGTTATCTAAGGAGAGATAAGTTGTGGATATGTATGGAGTATTGTGGAGGTGGATCATTGCAGGATATATATCATa TAACTGGACCATTAACAGAAATACAAATAGCATATATGTGTCGAGAGACCCTCACTGGTTTAGCTTACTTACATAGTATGGGTAAGATGCATCGTGATATCAAGGGTGCCAATATACTCTTGACGGAGGCAGGTGATGTAAAATTGGCAGATTTTGGTGTGTCAGCTCAAATCACAGCAACAATTAACAAGAGAAAGAGTTTTATTGGTACACCTTACTGGATGGCACCTGAG GTAGCAGCTGTGGAAAGAAAAGGCGGTTATAATCAATTGTGCGATATTTGGGCATGTGGAATAACCGCAATTGAATTAGCAGAATTGCAGCCGCCAATGTTTGATCTACATCCAATGCGCGCTCTATTTCTTATGTCAAAGTCTGGTTTCAAACCACCGACATTGAAAGATCGTGATAAATGGAGTCCAACGTTCCATAACTTTGTCAAAATTGCCCTTACAAAAAACCCGAAGAAAAGGCCAACTGCAGAGAAGTTGCTTCAg CACGCATTTTTCCAAGGGGAGATGAGCAAGAGACTGGCTTTAGAATTATTGCAAAAAGTGTCAAATCCCAGCCATATGTTTACGGATCTGGAGGCCGATGAAGATGGGGCAGTACCCAATGTTCCGCAAAGAATAGCTTCACGTCACACTGCAAGGCCTAGGCCAAAGAGTCCTATATCGCAACTGGATAGTGACG ATCAAATCAACATTGATGGAGGAACATTACATAGAGATTCCATATCGCCATCTGTGGACAGTAATCCAGCGTGGGATATTATGGACATTATGAATAATGTCAAG GCCGTGCATAATTGTGATGTGCATCCAGACTGTGGAATTGGATCTGCGTTTGAAGACGCCCAGGAAAA agctACTCTTCCATTGGGGGAATCTTCGAATGATTGCGAAGTTCATTGTCCATATTATAATGTGTCTG GATCTCAAGCGAGCCCAAGACGTCATAGCTCCGTGGACGAATTGTATGGTCTCGTCAATAGTTCTCAGTCTTTAACAGCTGTGAATGGGCAACGCCAACGATCATTATCGGACAGCGGCCCTAGGGACGAGCCTGCACAATCAAACG GCGACAACGAGATATCGGCCGATCGAGATAGGGAAAGTATGAGTCCCGATTTACTGTCAGACACGCCGCCTGTCCCTCCACGGAGAAGGGATCGAAAGAGACACACGCCACCGAGACCCATAAGTAATGGATTGCCTCCCACACCGAAAGTGCACATGGGAGCATGTTTCTCGAAG GTATTTAACGGCTGTCCACTGAGAATACACTGTACCGCAAGTTGGATTCATCCAGACACAAGGGATCAGCATTTGCTGATTGCAGCGGAGGAaggaatttataatttgaacttGAATGAACTCCATGAAACTGCGATAGACCAGTTATATCCTAGACGTACTATTTGGATGTACGTTATTAAGGATGTTCTCATGTCTCTTTCTG gAAAAACGCCTCAGTTATATAGGCACGACTTGTTAGCAATGCTAAGTAAACAGACTCATAGATTTTCGTTGCATATGAATAAAATACCAGAGAGATTAGTCCCTAGGAAGTTTGCCCTCACTACGAAAGTGCCGGACACAAAGGGATGTACCACATGTTGCGTTGGGAGAAACCCATATAATGG gtacaaatatttatgtggTGCAATGCCAGCAGGAATATTCTTAATGCAATGGTACGATCCATTGAACAAATTTAtgcttttaaaacattttgactGTGTTCTACCGTCCCCTCTAAATGTCTTTAAAATGGTTATCACACCTGAGATGGAATATCCGATGGTATGTGTATCGGTCAAACAGCCATACCAACAAAACAAATTAAAGCtggatttaattaatatgaattcGGGAGCAAGTTGGTTCCACAGTGATGAATTGGAAGATATGGACGGCTCAG cAACTGTTATACCAAGACGagaaaatttaaacgttattaacGTTACGCAATTCGAGAAAGATGTAATACTCGTTTGTTATGATA ATGTGGTGAAAATGGTAACTTTACAAGGGAAACCGCGTGTTAGCAAAAAGCAGTTGTCAGAGCTGCAGTTTAATTTTCAAATCGAATCTATCA tttGTCTACCTGATAGTGTATTGGCATTCCACAAACATGGTATGCAAGGTAGAAGTTTCAAGAATGGCGAAGTTACACAAGAGATTAGTGATCCAAGTAGAACTTATAGGCTACTTGGCTCAGATAA GGTTGTGATGTTGGAGAGTCATCTGGTCCACAGTGGTACATTGACTGAATCGGAAGGCGCAGATTTGTACATTCTTGCTGGACACGAGGCCAGCTATTAA
- the LOC105197870 gene encoding mitogen-activated protein kinase kinase kinase kinase 5 isoform X3 produces the protein MAAVNANALSSDISRRNPQDEYELIQRIGSGTYGDVYKAKRLSMNDLAAIKVIKLEPGDDFAIIQQEILMMKDCRHPNIIAYYGSYLRRDKLWICMEYCGGGSLQDIYHITGPLTEIQIAYMCRETLTGLAYLHSMGKMHRDIKGANILLTEAGDVKLADFGVSAQITATINKRKSFIGTPYWMAPEVAAVERKGGYNQLCDIWACGITAIELAELQPPMFDLHPMRALFLMSKSGFKPPTLKDRDKWSPTFHNFVKIALTKNPKKRPTAEKLLQHAFFQGEMSKRLALELLQKVSNPSHMFTDLEADEDGAVPNVPQRIASRHTARPRPKSPISQLDSDDQINIDGGTLHRDSISPSVDSNPAWDIMDIMNNVKAVHNCDVHPDCGIGSAFEDAQEKSLLQYIDEELLLRATLPLGESSNDCEVHCPYYNVSGSQASPRRHSSVDELYGLVNSSQSLTAVNGQRQRSLSDSGPRDEPAQSNGDNEISADRDRESMSPDLLSDTPPVPPRRRDRKRHTPPRPISNGLPPTPKVHMGACFSKVFNGCPLRIHCTASWIHPDTRDQHLLIAAEEGIYNLNLNELHETAIDQLYPRRTIWMYVIKDVLMSLSGKTPQLYRHDLLAMLSKQTHRFSLHMNKIPERLVPRKFALTTKVPDTKGCTTCCVGRNPYNGYKYLCGAMPAGIFLMQWYDPLNKFMLLKHFDCVLPSPLNVFKMVITPEMEYPMVCVSVKQPYQQNKLKLDLINMNSGASWFHSDELEDMDGSATVIPRRENLNVINVTQFEKDVILVCYDNVVKMVTLQGKPRVSKKQLSELQFNFQIESIICLPDSVLAFHKHGMQGRSFKNGEVTQEISDPSRTYRLLGSDKVVMLESHLVHSGTLTESEGADLYILAGHEASY, from the exons ATGGCTGCGGTGAACGCAAATGCACTGTCCAGTGACATAAGCCGTAGGAATCCCCAGGACGAGTACGAGCTCATCCAGAGGATAGGCAGCGGGACCTACGGCGACGTTTACAAG GCTAAACGGCTCTCCATGAACGATCTCGCGGCGATTAAGGTTATCAAACTGGAGCCAG GTGATGACTTTGCAATCATTCAACAAGAGATCTTAATGATGAAGGACTGCAGGCATCCAAATATTATAGCATATTATGGCAGTTATCTAAGGAGAGATAAGTTGTGGATATGTATGGAGTATTGTGGAGGTGGATCATTGCAGGATATATATCATa TAACTGGACCATTAACAGAAATACAAATAGCATATATGTGTCGAGAGACCCTCACTGGTTTAGCTTACTTACATAGTATGGGTAAGATGCATCGTGATATCAAGGGTGCCAATATACTCTTGACGGAGGCAGGTGATGTAAAATTGGCAGATTTTGGTGTGTCAGCTCAAATCACAGCAACAATTAACAAGAGAAAGAGTTTTATTGGTACACCTTACTGGATGGCACCTGAG GTAGCAGCTGTGGAAAGAAAAGGCGGTTATAATCAATTGTGCGATATTTGGGCATGTGGAATAACCGCAATTGAATTAGCAGAATTGCAGCCGCCAATGTTTGATCTACATCCAATGCGCGCTCTATTTCTTATGTCAAAGTCTGGTTTCAAACCACCGACATTGAAAGATCGTGATAAATGGAGTCCAACGTTCCATAACTTTGTCAAAATTGCCCTTACAAAAAACCCGAAGAAAAGGCCAACTGCAGAGAAGTTGCTTCAg CACGCATTTTTCCAAGGGGAGATGAGCAAGAGACTGGCTTTAGAATTATTGCAAAAAGTGTCAAATCCCAGCCATATGTTTACGGATCTGGAGGCCGATGAAGATGGGGCAGTACCCAATGTTCCGCAAAGAATAGCTTCACGTCACACTGCAAGGCCTAGGCCAAAGAGTCCTATATCGCAACTGGATAGTGACG ATCAAATCAACATTGATGGAGGAACATTACATAGAGATTCCATATCGCCATCTGTGGACAGTAATCCAGCGTGGGATATTATGGACATTATGAATAATGTCAAG GCCGTGCATAATTGTGATGTGCATCCAGACTGTGGAATTGGATCTGCGTTTGAAGACGCCCAGGAAAA GAGTCTATTGCAGTACATTGATGAGGAGTTGTTGCTAAG agctACTCTTCCATTGGGGGAATCTTCGAATGATTGCGAAGTTCATTGTCCATATTATAATGTGTCTG GATCTCAAGCGAGCCCAAGACGTCATAGCTCCGTGGACGAATTGTATGGTCTCGTCAATAGTTCTCAGTCTTTAACAGCTGTGAATGGGCAACGCCAACGATCATTATCGGACAGCGGCCCTAGGGACGAGCCTGCACAATCAAACG GCGACAACGAGATATCGGCCGATCGAGATAGGGAAAGTATGAGTCCCGATTTACTGTCAGACACGCCGCCTGTCCCTCCACGGAGAAGGGATCGAAAGAGACACACGCCACCGAGACCCATAAGTAATGGATTGCCTCCCACACCGAAAGTGCACATGGGAGCATGTTTCTCGAAG GTATTTAACGGCTGTCCACTGAGAATACACTGTACCGCAAGTTGGATTCATCCAGACACAAGGGATCAGCATTTGCTGATTGCAGCGGAGGAaggaatttataatttgaacttGAATGAACTCCATGAAACTGCGATAGACCAGTTATATCCTAGACGTACTATTTGGATGTACGTTATTAAGGATGTTCTCATGTCTCTTTCTG gAAAAACGCCTCAGTTATATAGGCACGACTTGTTAGCAATGCTAAGTAAACAGACTCATAGATTTTCGTTGCATATGAATAAAATACCAGAGAGATTAGTCCCTAGGAAGTTTGCCCTCACTACGAAAGTGCCGGACACAAAGGGATGTACCACATGTTGCGTTGGGAGAAACCCATATAATGG gtacaaatatttatgtggTGCAATGCCAGCAGGAATATTCTTAATGCAATGGTACGATCCATTGAACAAATTTAtgcttttaaaacattttgactGTGTTCTACCGTCCCCTCTAAATGTCTTTAAAATGGTTATCACACCTGAGATGGAATATCCGATGGTATGTGTATCGGTCAAACAGCCATACCAACAAAACAAATTAAAGCtggatttaattaatatgaattcGGGAGCAAGTTGGTTCCACAGTGATGAATTGGAAGATATGGACGGCTCAG cAACTGTTATACCAAGACGagaaaatttaaacgttattaacGTTACGCAATTCGAGAAAGATGTAATACTCGTTTGTTATGATA ATGTGGTGAAAATGGTAACTTTACAAGGGAAACCGCGTGTTAGCAAAAAGCAGTTGTCAGAGCTGCAGTTTAATTTTCAAATCGAATCTATCA tttGTCTACCTGATAGTGTATTGGCATTCCACAAACATGGTATGCAAGGTAGAAGTTTCAAGAATGGCGAAGTTACACAAGAGATTAGTGATCCAAGTAGAACTTATAGGCTACTTGGCTCAGATAA GGTTGTGATGTTGGAGAGTCATCTGGTCCACAGTGGTACATTGACTGAATCGGAAGGCGCAGATTTGTACATTCTTGCTGGACACGAGGCCAGCTATTAA
- the LOC105197870 gene encoding mitogen-activated protein kinase kinase kinase kinase 5 isoform X2 — protein MAAVNANALSSDISRRNPQDEYELIQRIGSGTYGDVYKAKRLSMNDLAAIKVIKLEPGDDFAIIQQEILMMKDCRHPNIIAYYGSYLRRDKLWICMEYCGGGSLQDIYHITGPLTEIQIAYMCRETLTGLAYLHSMGKMHRDIKGANILLTEAGDVKLADFGVSAQITATINKRKSFIGTPYWMAPEVAAVERKGGYNQLCDIWACGITAIELAELQPPMFDLHPMRALFLMSKSGFKPPTLKDRDKWSPTFHNFVKIALTKNPKKRPTAEKLLQHAFFQGEMSKRLALELLQKVSNPSHMFTDLEADEDGAVPNVPQRIASRHTARPRPKSPISQLDSDDQINIDGGTLHRDSISPSVDSNPAWDIMDIMNNVKAVHNCDVHPDCGIGSAFEDAQEKGNAMSMVGGHCDQLYSLQATLPLGESSNDCEVHCPYYNVSGSQASPRRHSSVDELYGLVNSSQSLTAVNGQRQRSLSDSGPRDEPAQSNGDNEISADRDRESMSPDLLSDTPPVPPRRRDRKRHTPPRPISNGLPPTPKVHMGACFSKVFNGCPLRIHCTASWIHPDTRDQHLLIAAEEGIYNLNLNELHETAIDQLYPRRTIWMYVIKDVLMSLSGKTPQLYRHDLLAMLSKQTHRFSLHMNKIPERLVPRKFALTTKVPDTKGCTTCCVGRNPYNGYKYLCGAMPAGIFLMQWYDPLNKFMLLKHFDCVLPSPLNVFKMVITPEMEYPMVCVSVKQPYQQNKLKLDLINMNSGASWFHSDELEDMDGSATVIPRRENLNVINVTQFEKDVILVCYDNVVKMVTLQGKPRVSKKQLSELQFNFQIESIICLPDSVLAFHKHGMQGRSFKNGEVTQEISDPSRTYRLLGSDKVVMLESHLVHSGTLTESEGADLYILAGHEASY, from the exons ATGGCTGCGGTGAACGCAAATGCACTGTCCAGTGACATAAGCCGTAGGAATCCCCAGGACGAGTACGAGCTCATCCAGAGGATAGGCAGCGGGACCTACGGCGACGTTTACAAG GCTAAACGGCTCTCCATGAACGATCTCGCGGCGATTAAGGTTATCAAACTGGAGCCAG GTGATGACTTTGCAATCATTCAACAAGAGATCTTAATGATGAAGGACTGCAGGCATCCAAATATTATAGCATATTATGGCAGTTATCTAAGGAGAGATAAGTTGTGGATATGTATGGAGTATTGTGGAGGTGGATCATTGCAGGATATATATCATa TAACTGGACCATTAACAGAAATACAAATAGCATATATGTGTCGAGAGACCCTCACTGGTTTAGCTTACTTACATAGTATGGGTAAGATGCATCGTGATATCAAGGGTGCCAATATACTCTTGACGGAGGCAGGTGATGTAAAATTGGCAGATTTTGGTGTGTCAGCTCAAATCACAGCAACAATTAACAAGAGAAAGAGTTTTATTGGTACACCTTACTGGATGGCACCTGAG GTAGCAGCTGTGGAAAGAAAAGGCGGTTATAATCAATTGTGCGATATTTGGGCATGTGGAATAACCGCAATTGAATTAGCAGAATTGCAGCCGCCAATGTTTGATCTACATCCAATGCGCGCTCTATTTCTTATGTCAAAGTCTGGTTTCAAACCACCGACATTGAAAGATCGTGATAAATGGAGTCCAACGTTCCATAACTTTGTCAAAATTGCCCTTACAAAAAACCCGAAGAAAAGGCCAACTGCAGAGAAGTTGCTTCAg CACGCATTTTTCCAAGGGGAGATGAGCAAGAGACTGGCTTTAGAATTATTGCAAAAAGTGTCAAATCCCAGCCATATGTTTACGGATCTGGAGGCCGATGAAGATGGGGCAGTACCCAATGTTCCGCAAAGAATAGCTTCACGTCACACTGCAAGGCCTAGGCCAAAGAGTCCTATATCGCAACTGGATAGTGACG ATCAAATCAACATTGATGGAGGAACATTACATAGAGATTCCATATCGCCATCTGTGGACAGTAATCCAGCGTGGGATATTATGGACATTATGAATAATGTCAAG GCCGTGCATAATTGTGATGTGCATCCAGACTGTGGAATTGGATCTGCGTTTGAAGACGCCCAGGAAAA GGGGAATGCAATGTCGATGGTTGGTGGGCATTGCGACCAGCTATATTCCCTGca agctACTCTTCCATTGGGGGAATCTTCGAATGATTGCGAAGTTCATTGTCCATATTATAATGTGTCTG GATCTCAAGCGAGCCCAAGACGTCATAGCTCCGTGGACGAATTGTATGGTCTCGTCAATAGTTCTCAGTCTTTAACAGCTGTGAATGGGCAACGCCAACGATCATTATCGGACAGCGGCCCTAGGGACGAGCCTGCACAATCAAACG GCGACAACGAGATATCGGCCGATCGAGATAGGGAAAGTATGAGTCCCGATTTACTGTCAGACACGCCGCCTGTCCCTCCACGGAGAAGGGATCGAAAGAGACACACGCCACCGAGACCCATAAGTAATGGATTGCCTCCCACACCGAAAGTGCACATGGGAGCATGTTTCTCGAAG GTATTTAACGGCTGTCCACTGAGAATACACTGTACCGCAAGTTGGATTCATCCAGACACAAGGGATCAGCATTTGCTGATTGCAGCGGAGGAaggaatttataatttgaacttGAATGAACTCCATGAAACTGCGATAGACCAGTTATATCCTAGACGTACTATTTGGATGTACGTTATTAAGGATGTTCTCATGTCTCTTTCTG gAAAAACGCCTCAGTTATATAGGCACGACTTGTTAGCAATGCTAAGTAAACAGACTCATAGATTTTCGTTGCATATGAATAAAATACCAGAGAGATTAGTCCCTAGGAAGTTTGCCCTCACTACGAAAGTGCCGGACACAAAGGGATGTACCACATGTTGCGTTGGGAGAAACCCATATAATGG gtacaaatatttatgtggTGCAATGCCAGCAGGAATATTCTTAATGCAATGGTACGATCCATTGAACAAATTTAtgcttttaaaacattttgactGTGTTCTACCGTCCCCTCTAAATGTCTTTAAAATGGTTATCACACCTGAGATGGAATATCCGATGGTATGTGTATCGGTCAAACAGCCATACCAACAAAACAAATTAAAGCtggatttaattaatatgaattcGGGAGCAAGTTGGTTCCACAGTGATGAATTGGAAGATATGGACGGCTCAG cAACTGTTATACCAAGACGagaaaatttaaacgttattaacGTTACGCAATTCGAGAAAGATGTAATACTCGTTTGTTATGATA ATGTGGTGAAAATGGTAACTTTACAAGGGAAACCGCGTGTTAGCAAAAAGCAGTTGTCAGAGCTGCAGTTTAATTTTCAAATCGAATCTATCA tttGTCTACCTGATAGTGTATTGGCATTCCACAAACATGGTATGCAAGGTAGAAGTTTCAAGAATGGCGAAGTTACACAAGAGATTAGTGATCCAAGTAGAACTTATAGGCTACTTGGCTCAGATAA GGTTGTGATGTTGGAGAGTCATCTGGTCCACAGTGGTACATTGACTGAATCGGAAGGCGCAGATTTGTACATTCTTGCTGGACACGAGGCCAGCTATTAA